The following proteins come from a genomic window of Acinonyx jubatus isolate Ajub_Pintada_27869175 chromosome C1, VMU_Ajub_asm_v1.0, whole genome shotgun sequence:
- the FAM167B gene encoding protein FAM167B: MSLGPLKFQAVGEENEEDEEGESLDSVKALTAKLQLQTRRPSYLEWTARVQSQAWHRTQPRPALGGPGTLCGFDSMDSALDWLRQELREMQAQDRQLAGQLLRLRAQLHRLKVDQACHLHQELLDEAELDLELEPGAGLALAPPLRHLGLTRMNISARRFTLC; this comes from the exons ATGTCCCTGGGGCCACTGAAATTCCAGGCAGTaggtgaagaaaatgaagaggatGAGGAGGGAGAGAGCCTGGACTCCGTGAAGGCACTGACGGCCAAGCTACAGCTGCAGACACGACGGCCCTCATATCTGGAGTGGACAGCCCGGGTGCAGAGCCAGGCCTGGCACAGGACCCAACCCAGACCCGCGCTGGGGGGCCCTGGGACCCTCTGCGGCTTCGACTCAATGGACTCTGCCCTAGATTGGCTCAGACAGGAGCTG CGGGAGATGCAGGCTCAGGACCGGCAGCTGGCAGGACAGCTGCTTCGGCTGCGGGCCCAGCTGCACCGGCTGAAGGTGGACCAAGCCTGTCACCTGCACCAAGAGCTGCTGGACGAGGCCGAGCTGGACCTGGAGCTGGAGCCGGGGGCCGGCCTTGCCTTGGCCCCGCCGCTGCGGCACCTCGGCCTCACGCGCATGAACATCAGCGCGCGACGCTTCACCCTCTGCTGA